In Paenibacillus kyungheensis, the following are encoded in one genomic region:
- a CDS encoding nucleotidyltransferase family protein — protein MNITALVLTAGKSSRMGNDKLSRPLYSADSAPVSEPLPTIGGKVLSTVLTNPQIQHVVPVTAPYSSLEWQQEIQAWTDQYPSKMQPVVCEQAHLGMSYSIRCGMKQVRLSQADAVLILLGDQPLITSTMLTELITIYQYQPDVDYIASADHEGIKPPVIFPAHMWTYLEQLQGDQGARKVFMNPDFYSNIVKYPDHFFWDADTPEALAQIQHYIRSAT, from the coding sequence ATGAACATCACCGCCTTAGTGCTTACAGCGGGTAAAAGTAGTCGTATGGGCAACGACAAATTGAGTAGGCCTTTATATTCAGCAGATAGCGCGCCTGTATCTGAGCCTTTGCCTACGATCGGAGGTAAAGTACTATCGACCGTTTTGACCAATCCACAGATTCAGCATGTAGTTCCAGTGACTGCTCCGTATTCTTCGCTTGAATGGCAACAAGAAATTCAAGCTTGGACAGACCAATATCCTTCCAAAATGCAACCTGTTGTATGCGAACAAGCTCATTTAGGAATGTCATATTCTATTCGTTGTGGTATGAAGCAAGTACGGTTATCTCAAGCAGATGCCGTACTTATTTTGCTTGGCGATCAGCCATTAATCACCTCAACCATGTTAACAGAACTAATAACAATCTATCAGTATCAGCCTGATGTCGACTATATCGCTTCTGCTGATCATGAAGGCATTAAACCTCCTGTGATTTTCCCCGCCCATATGTGGACTTATCTAGAGCAACTGCAAGGTGATCAAGGAGCTCGTAAAGTATTCATGAATCCAGATTTCTATAGCAATATCGTTAAATATCCAGATCATTTTTTCTGGGATGCTGATACGCCTGAAGCTCTAGCTCAAATCCAGCATTATATACGTTCTGCTACATAA
- a CDS encoding 5'-deoxyadenosine deaminase — MGSIMIRQAQMVTMNEREEVFIGDLLIENNKIVKMAPRLDDHADQEIDGRGKTLLPGFIQTHIHLCQTLFRGRADDMELMDWLRKRIWPLEAAHDEESIFYSALLGIGELISSGTTTICDMETVHHTDSAFQAMAQSGLRVISGKVMMDHGTDVPEPLQEDTDESLQKSVDLLEKWNGFGGGRIQYAFCPRFVVSCTERLLTEVRDLSAQYHVKVHTHASENRGEISLVEQERGMRNIVYLDHIGLANPRLILAHCVWLSEEEKQILYKRGVKVTHCPGSNLKLSSGIAEIPDLMNRHIHVGLGADGAPCNNNLDMFQEMRLAALIQKVPHGPTVMDARTVLRMATMGGAEVLGMAKEIGSLEVGKKADVVLLDLEDYHTFPSYDVDVYSRVVYSATRSNVDTVIIDGSVVLENRRVKTIDRSIVLRESDRSIKRLMTRM; from the coding sequence ATGGGAAGCATCATGATTAGACAAGCACAGATGGTCACAATGAACGAGCGAGAAGAAGTATTTATTGGGGATTTATTGATCGAAAATAATAAAATTGTCAAAATGGCTCCACGTTTGGATGATCATGCCGATCAAGAAATAGATGGACGAGGCAAAACGTTATTGCCAGGATTTATTCAGACTCATATTCATTTGTGCCAGACATTATTTCGTGGTCGAGCAGACGATATGGAACTGATGGATTGGTTACGTAAGCGTATCTGGCCATTGGAAGCTGCTCATGATGAAGAATCGATTTTTTATTCTGCATTGTTAGGAATTGGAGAATTGATTTCCAGTGGAACGACGACGATCTGTGATATGGAGACGGTACATCATACCGATTCTGCTTTTCAAGCGATGGCGCAAAGCGGGCTACGAGTCATCTCTGGTAAAGTAATGATGGATCACGGAACCGATGTCCCTGAACCGTTACAGGAAGACACCGACGAATCGCTTCAGAAAAGTGTAGATTTATTAGAAAAATGGAATGGTTTTGGTGGTGGACGTATTCAATACGCGTTCTGTCCACGATTTGTTGTTTCTTGTACAGAGCGTCTGCTTACCGAAGTACGCGATCTTTCTGCTCAATATCATGTTAAAGTGCATACTCATGCTTCTGAAAATCGTGGAGAAATTTCACTGGTTGAACAAGAACGAGGAATGCGTAATATTGTGTATTTGGATCATATCGGTCTCGCTAATCCACGTCTGATTCTGGCACACTGCGTATGGCTCAGTGAAGAAGAAAAGCAGATTTTGTACAAACGTGGAGTGAAAGTCACCCACTGCCCGGGTTCAAATCTCAAACTTTCTTCTGGTATCGCTGAAATTCCAGACTTGATGAATCGTCATATCCATGTTGGTCTTGGAGCCGATGGAGCGCCTTGTAACAATAACCTCGATATGTTTCAAGAAATGCGCTTAGCTGCATTGATCCAGAAAGTTCCTCATGGCCCAACCGTTATGGATGCTAGAACAGTATTGCGTATGGCGACGATGGGCGGAGCAGAAGTGCTAGGAATGGCAAAAGAAATCGGCAGTCTAGAAGTAGGCAAAAAAGCCGATGTGGTCTTGCTTGATCTGGAAGATTATCATACATTCCCTTCGTATGATGTAGATGTGTATTCCAGAGTCGTGTACTCGGCAACACGTAGCAATGTAGATACCGTTATTATTGATGGCAGTGTTGTATTGGAAAATCGCCGTGTCAAAACAATCGATCGCAGTATTGTATTACGCGAATCTGATCGTTCGATCAAACGTTTGATGACACGTATGTAA
- a CDS encoding XdhC family protein, which yields MDMKDLCKIALSQHQQQMRTVLATVVHVEGHAYRKEGVSMILTADGQQFGSISPGCLESDLVARVDDVWNSSQVSIVEYDMRPADDLSWGENIGCGGLLNILLEPVRGSFLNVIRELNDRLDQGENVVLTRSFQKNGEQIDYQLSDQPLMLAHDANSGTESLSDGQKDQYTFVRTYRPKPRLILIGAGDDSILVSSLAQLSGFDVVVGDWRAGLCTEERFAGATCIVGFPQSLYEQIQPGEQDYMILMSHNFPREREWVELMVDQHCAYLGIMGSKERTRRLMDQLPAYPSLHSPVGLSIGADGPDEIAISIIAELIAVKRGRVLVPRKDVTHEHHRLSAYSG from the coding sequence ATGGATATGAAAGACCTGTGCAAAATCGCTTTATCTCAACATCAACAACAAATGCGTACAGTTCTTGCTACTGTTGTCCATGTAGAAGGACATGCATACCGCAAAGAAGGAGTCTCCATGATTCTGACTGCTGATGGACAACAATTCGGCAGTATAAGCCCGGGTTGCCTGGAAAGCGATCTTGTAGCTCGTGTAGATGACGTCTGGAACAGTTCCCAAGTATCTATCGTGGAATACGATATGCGTCCAGCAGATGATCTATCATGGGGTGAAAATATCGGCTGTGGTGGGTTGTTAAATATTTTGTTGGAGCCAGTCAGAGGTTCCTTTTTGAATGTGATTCGTGAATTGAATGATCGTTTGGATCAAGGTGAAAATGTAGTACTTACTCGTTCTTTTCAAAAAAATGGTGAGCAGATTGATTATCAATTATCAGATCAACCGTTAATGCTTGCTCATGATGCTAACTCAGGTACTGAATCTCTGTCTGATGGGCAAAAGGATCAGTATACATTTGTTCGTACTTATCGTCCTAAGCCACGTCTTATTCTAATCGGTGCTGGCGATGACAGTATACTTGTAAGTTCGCTAGCACAGTTATCCGGGTTTGATGTAGTTGTAGGGGATTGGCGTGCTGGATTGTGTACAGAGGAGCGGTTTGCAGGCGCTACCTGTATCGTAGGATTTCCACAGTCTTTATATGAACAAATACAACCGGGTGAACAAGACTATATGATCTTAATGAGTCATAATTTTCCGCGTGAACGAGAATGGGTGGAATTGATGGTAGATCAGCATTGTGCTTATCTAGGCATTATGGGTTCCAAAGAACGAACACGCCGTTTAATGGATCAATTACCAGCCTACCCTTCGTTACATTCTCCTGTAGGCTTATCGATTGGGGCAGATGGACCGGATGAAATTGCAATCAGTATTATCGCCGAACTGATCGCTGTCAAACGTGGACGTGTACTTGTACCGAGAAAGGATGTTACACATGAACATCACCGCCTTAGTGCTTACAGCGGGTAA